A genomic region of Branchiostoma lanceolatum isolate klBraLanc5 chromosome 4, klBraLanc5.hap2, whole genome shotgun sequence contains the following coding sequences:
- the LOC136432872 gene encoding mitochondrial amidoxime reducing component 2-like isoform X1 — protein MDGLKVALESRQKVVLTLSTAAVIAAGIAYLKWQRRCKGNRQYVPVGHISKIYVHPVKSCRGLEVGEAEVTKQGLRQEGVMDRHLLILYKDHFLDTRTEPRVVLISPQCVGDGQVRLEAPGMDPLTLPKPNRQKVYSISMWEVDGDAVDCGPEAAAWLDKFFGKPGYKLVMSTPGSKKRPTNQHPKYKDIAKPDDKVGFQHETALLLTSEASLDDLNNKLTTPVAMRNFRPNIVVAGCGPFQEDDWQYVRIGQAEIRRMLPCDRCLMTTVDPETGMKNGTQEPLKTLRSYRMTKDEKYKSVFGHSPLFGLTCGVEQEGAIHIGDTVYVCT, from the exons ATGGATGGTTTGAAGGTCGCTCTCGAATCCAGACAGAAAGTCGTCCTTACTCTGTCTACTGCAGCTGTTATCGCAGCTGGAATAGCCTACCTAAAGTGGCAGAGGCGTTGTAAAGGGAACAGGCAGTACGTCCCAGTCGGCCATATCTCCAAAATCTACGTGCACCCGGTAAAGTCGTGCCGGGGTCTGGAGGTGGGGGAGGCCGAGGTGACTAAACAAGGTCTCCGGCAGGAGGGGGTTATGGACAG acacCTGTTGATCCTTTATAAGGACCACTTCCTGGACACACGTACAGAGCCCCGGGTGGTGCTGATCTCACCGCAGTGTGTTGGAGACGGACAGGTCAGGCTGGAGGCACCTGGGATGGACCCGCTTACACTCCCCAAACCCAACAGACAGAAAGTGTACAGCATCAG CATGTGGGAAGTGGACGGAGACGCTGTAGACTGCGGCCCGGAGGCTGCCGCCTGGCTGGACAAGTTCTTCGGGAAGCCGGGCTACAAGCTGGTCATGTCCACACCGGGGAGCAAGAAGAGACCGACTAATCAGCACCCAAAATACAAAGACATCGCCAAGCCAGATGATAAG GTGGGGTTCCAGCATGAAACCGCCTTGCTACTTACGTCAGAGGCGTCTCTGGATGACCTGAACAACAAACTGACCACTCCTGTAGCCATGCGCAACTTCCGACCCAACATTGTGGTGGCTGGGTGTGGGCCATTTCAAGAG GATGACTGGCAGTATGTGCGCATCGGACAGGCTGAGATCCGGAGAATGTTGCCCTGCGACAG GTGTTTGATGACCACGGTCGATCCCGAGACCGGTATGAAGAACGGCACGCAGGAGCCTCTCAAGACTCTAAGAAG CTATCGCATGACCAAGGACGAGAAGTACAAGTCCGTGTTCGGACACAGCCCCCTGTTCGGGCTGACCTGCGGAGTGGAGCAGGAGGGGGCGATCCACATCGGGGACAcggtgtatgtgtgtacgtaa